Genomic window (Rhodothermia bacterium):
AAGCCAAGCGAATAACAGGCTCTGTTCTACTCTTTTCGTTGCATAGTTCCTCTATTTGTTCGACGGATAAGCCTGTATTTCCTGAAATAATTTGGATTTTCGTTTCACGTTATAGGATTCCTTTTGCAATCTCAACCGCTTTTTGATATTGAGACAGCCCTTAACTTGCATGAATTTTATTACGACACCTTATTTATAGAATTTTGCACGTTCAACAAATAAATACAAATGTTTAAATAAAGCATCGTGCTATAAGATAATGGCGATGTCAATATTTGACATGATTAGACTTGTTGCATTGGGGTAAGTACAATGTTTACAGGGTGCATTTCAAAAATTTCCATTGATAGCGATATGAGAATACATTTTTTCATCTTCTTTAAGTCTTATGTTTTCAATGTCTTGAGCTATTGATATAACGAGTCCCAAGAAATATGCATTCCAAAAAGGTTCAATCAATGTTGCTTGTCTAAATTCGTAATAGCCAACTTGACTTAGTTCAACAATGGTCAATGGCGGAGACAGTGCAATGGCATTTTCTATATTATTATGATAAGTCTCTAAAATATATAGCGTTTCTTATAATTTTTGTTCAAAAAAGGCATCGTTCAAATGGAAACGGGAGAATGTCGGTGTCACCGTGTCGAACGATGTTTGTCAATACTTTTTTTAAATTTTTTCTCATTTATCTTAATGTATTGTGGTCGTCCTTAAAATTGGTGCTAACGTTATCCAGCTTCACGTCAGTTGCTGCTGCGAACACTGGCCAAAACAAAACGATGGAATTAGATTGAAAGATAAAATTGTAGTCACCAGCTTATGTTCCATGGAAACAAAATAGCAAGCGCAAGTCCCGCAATTGCGTGAAACTAGGGTTAGCGGTTCGTTGTTTTTTAATCCATTATTGTTCATTTACGAAATTAGTTTAACAAACTTATTAAGTCTTTGTCTTACTTCCTCGGTAATTACACCCTTTTCTATCCAACAGTGCACATCTCCCACGTATTTCATGCCTAAGTAATTTGCTGATTCTATAAACGGCATATGAAATCCATTTTTTAATTCATTATCTGAACCACAACTTAAAACTGCCATTTCCATACCTCTTAATTTTCTCCCTGTATCTTTTTCTATCTTTATACAATCAGAAATCCTGTCGAAAAATTTTTTCATAATTCCACTCATGG
Coding sequences:
- a CDS encoding NAD(P)H-dependent oxidoreductase, producing the protein MKKGIILLGSSNSNGETFAMTEYISKKTTFPIVDLKNKNIGQFDYEFKNSNDDFLTLIKEIVNNYEIIIFATPVYWYTMSGIMKKFFDRISDCIKIEKDTGRKLRGMEMAVLSCGSDNELKNGFHMPFIESANYLGMKYVGDVHCWIEKGVITEEVRQRLNKFVKLIS